TAAACGTGCTGTCCAATTCAATTGATTTCAACAAATGGGATTCCTTTCGTAAAATTTGATCATTGGGAACCGCGTTTGCCTTTACAAATTCCTGATATGCTGCATAATTTGGAGGAACATGACCATACAAGAAATCCTTGGTCGCAAAATATCCCAAAATCTTTTGCTTCAATTGTTCGATGGGCTCTATGATATTGTTTCGGGTACCATTTATAGGTTTCACCGAATAAAGGACCAAATTATTTCGCGCGTCCACCACATCAGCAACAATGGTAATCTTTTCAGGATTGGTGCTGTAGATTTTTCCTTTAATGAATATACCCGCATTCCTGGAGATTTTTTCACTTTCTTTTTCAGAACTTGCTTTGGAAATTTTTAAATTTTCATCCCGGATCACGTTTGCCTGTTTGGTCTCAATCAAAGCTTGCGTGAGCCAATCCTTTGCCAGCAGACCAAGTGCATCAAATTCAGAATCACCGGTTTGATTTTCAAACGGAAAAATTTGAATTAACTGATACAAAATTTCAGGGTTATTGTTTTTACCTTTAAACTTTTGAAACAAAAAATAAGCTAAAAACAACAACACTATAAATCCCAATGCCCATATATAATATTTTTTATTTTGAGAGGGAGATACGGATGAAATGCCTGAAGTGGTTGAATGATGATACACAGGTATTTCCAAATGAGAACCACTCAGGTAATAAATATTCATGGGAGCATTCACATTTTTTAGTGGAATAGCTCCAAGAAATTTACAATCAAATTCCTTTTTGTTTTTAATTTCAAAATAGACTTTCTCTGAAAAAAGGATGGAGCCAGGTGTACCTACAGATTGAATTCTGGAAGCCAGATTGACCGCATCACCATAGACATCATCATTCTCAGAGATTAATTCGCCGTATTCTATCCCGATCCTGATTTGAAAAAGACCCAGTTTATTCACTTCCGACTGCAATTTTGAGGCGGCAAAAACGGCTTCACTGACCGACTCAAAAAGACACAACAAACCATCCCCAAGTTCTTTGATTATTTTACCCTGATTGGCGCCAACTACTTTTTCGTGAATGGTCTTATTCTTTAACAACAATCCATAGGCTCTTGATTCATCTTTACCCATTAAGGCTGTGTACCCCACGATATCGGAAAAAAGGATGGCTGCAAGTTTTTTATGAAGCATGGCTGAAGATCATGCAAAAATATTCAAAAGTCGGCCATTTCAAAGAGTCATTTTCCAATGGATGCAGCTCAGAACTAAAAAACGGAATATCCATTTTCACCACCAGCCGAAACAAAATAATTGGCTGCAAACTTTAGCGAAACAGTAGCTTTGCCCGCCAATTGGACTTCATGAACAAGGCTTTTGTGTTTATTTTCCTTACAATTCTGATCGATGTGACCGGAATAGGTATCATATTGCCAGTTCTGCCGGAATTAATTCAGGAACTCACGGGAAAAAATCTAAGCGATGCTTCTTCCTATGCTGGATGGATGGCCTCGCTTTATTCTGTTATGATGTTTTTTTTTGCACCCATTATGGGAGGCTTGAGTGACAAATTTGGTAGAAGGCCGGTTTTGCTCTTGGCATTGTTTGGATTTGGTTTGGATTATTTGCTTCAAGGATTTGCTCCCAATATATTCTGGCTCTTTGTTGGAAGGGTTCTCGCTGGTGTAACAGGAGCTTCATATTCTACTGCTGCAGCTTACATTTCTGACCTGAGTGCTCCAGAAAAAAAAGCACAAAATTTTGGACTTATCGGTGCGGCTTTTGGCCTGGGTTTTATCATTGGGCCTCTATTGGGTGCCTTCCTCGGACAGTATGGAACCCGCATTCCATTTTTTGGAGCAGCTGGTCTTGCGATGGTCAATTTAATATTTGGGTATTTTATCCTACCAGAATCTCTCAAACTTGAAAACAGAAGGGCTTTTTCCTGGTCAAGGGCCAATCCGATCGGCACTATAAAAGTATTGACCCGGTATTCAGTATTGCGCAGCTTTGTCCTTGTTTTGTTCCTCATTTATCTGGCACATTATTCTCTTCAATCCACCTGGACTTTTTACACCATGTTCAAATTTAATTGGGGACATGATCAGGTTGGATACTCTCTGGCATTTGTAGGATTGATGATGGCCATTGTGCAGGGAGGACTCAGCCGTATTTTAATTCCAAAACTAGGCCCTCCAAACGCTGTGAGATTGGGCATGTTGATTGCCTTGATCTCCTATGTAGCTTATGCACTTGCTCCTACAGGATTGTATATGTATCTCATCATGGTATTTTTCTCCTTGAGTGGATTGGCCGGACCTTCCATCCAAGGAATGATTGCCAATCAGGTGCCCCCGGACGCCCAGGGCGAATTGCAGGGTGGACTCACCGCTTTAATGAGTATTTCTGCCATCTTTGGCCCATTGTTGATGACCCAACTTTTTCGCTGGGGCTCAGGAGGTAGTTTTGGAATTGTCTTTCCGGGTTTACCTTTTTTGTTTGCCGGGATCCTGGTATTTGTTGCATTCAGACTGGTGCAAACCTCGCTTTCCAAGTTTAGTTCCGGAAAATAAATTGGCTTTTCAAACGGATTATCGCGACTGCTTATCACAGGGATCCATCCGGGACTTTTAAACTTTCTTTTCTATATTTGGGCTTTATTAATTATCATATGAAAATATTTCTTCCTTTCATTGTTGGTTATTTTGCGATTTCATGGCTCTTTTCCCAACCAGACCAGGCGCACCAGTATTGTCATCACGCCTTGCAGGCACAGGTTTTACAAGAACCTTCCAAAGCACAATTGCTCATGATGGAAAATTCCAATCGGAGAAGTGATTCCATCGATGTGCTGAATTATACCATACGGATCGATGTAAGTGATTTTAGAAACAGATTGATCCAGGCCCATACAACTGTGGATTTCAAGACAAAAATTGATCAATTGGAATGGATTACATTGGATCTAAGAAAATTGACCATTGACTCCATTCTTTTTGAAGGTAAGTCTATACCATTCAACTATGACACCGAAATTATTCAAGCATTTTTTGGTGAAAAACTGGCCATTGGTCAGGTAGCGTCCATCGATGTGTTTTACCACGGCACACCGCAGAGAGATCCCGTCTGGGGGGGATTTTATTTTGCAGATCCCTATATCTACAATTTGGGGATCGGTTTATCATCCACTCCACCCAATTTTGGCAAAGTGTGGTATCCCTGTTTTGACAACTTTGTAGAACGCAGTACTTATGAATACATCGTGAGCTCACTTTCTCCAGCAAGGGCGTATTGCGTGGGTACTTTCATTGGTGAAGACTCCTTGACGGGAGGAAAAATAAAACGGCATTATTCGATGACCGACCAAATTCCAACTTATTTGTCCTCCATCGCAGTGTCGGATTATGAACAATACAAGTACACGCATCGCGGGAGTTACGAAGAAGTTCCTGTAGAACTCATTTGCAGAAAACCAGAAATGGAACAAATGAAAACCCAGTTGAATAATTTGCCTGGTGCCATTGACGCTTTTGAGTTTTGGTTTGGACCTTATCGTTTTGAAAGAGCCGGATTTGTTACGACCACGGTCGGCGCCATGGAGCATCCTACCAATACTGCTTATCCTGTTAGTTCGATTGTATCCGGAACCCTGGCTCAAAACGAAAGATTGATGGCACATGAATTTGGACACCAATGGTGGGGAAATCTGACCACCCTGGATGATGCAAGGGATATGTGGATTAAAGAGGGAAATGCAGAATACAGTGCTCATTTGTTTTTTGAACATGTCTATGGCAGGAAAAGATTTTTGGATGTGGTCAAAGACAATCTCGCTTTTATTTTATTTAATGCGCATGTCAACGATGAAGGATTTTTACCACTTTCTCCAATGCCCTATTCGAGAACCTACGGGACCCATACCTATCGAAAAGGAGCGGCCATGATCCACAATCTCAGAACTTATTTGGGAGATAGCATGTACCGCAGAATTTGCCACCAGGTATTTGACAGTCTGACCGGGACTTCCATGAATGCTTACGAATTCAGGGATTTTCTCAACAGACATTCAAACCGGACACTCCATCATTTTTTTGACGACCATATTTTTAACAAAGGTTATTGTACATTTTACCTGGATTCTATTCGCATTACAGAAACAACAGGCCCCAATACTGCTGATATCCTGGTCATTCAAAAAGACTACCACGCAGATCACTTATTTACAGATGCACCGGTTTTTATCAGTGCTTATGATGCACAATTCAGGAGAATTGCACAAAAATACTGGCTGACAGGTCCCGCCAATTGGGTACAGATGGATCTCCCAACCGGCTTTCGTCCAGTTGTTTTCCTGGTCAATGAACAACAAGAACTCAATCTTGCCAGTCTTCAGGACAATGCCTATGTCATAAAAACAGGAGCGGTACCTTTGGTGGCAACTGGTATGTCACCGAATGTGACAGAAATAGGCGATTCGGCTTATATCAACATCGTCCATCATCTGGTGGGACCATCAGAAGGATCTGCACTACCCAATGTTTTTAGGTTAAACAACAGGCACTTTTGGCAAGTCAGCAGCATTGCAAAATCAAATCTTAGCATGTCTGGAAGAATTGAGTTTAATGGAAACAGCGGTGGTCTGGATGAAAACCTCGGCATCGTCTCAGAGGACAGCGTAATTCTGGCGTACAGAAAAAATTGGACCGAACCCTGGAGACAATACAGCAACTACCTTTTGCAAAAACTCACTCCAAACGACAAACGCGGTTTTATCCGCATCGATCGATTGATTCCGGGAGAATACGCCATCGCTTATGGGCATAATTCACTGGTTCACACGAAAGATGATGCCAGGATCCAGTGCAGCATCTATCCCAATCCCACCATTTCACAACTCAACATTGATCTACCAGATTCACATCCGGTAAAATCCATTAAGCTGTATAGTCCAAAAGGTCAACTGGTGATGGAAACTTGTTTGGAGTCAAATATACTACAAAAGCAATTGGATGTCAGCAGATTAGAATGTGGATCTTACGAAGTTTGTCTTGCGGATCTGACTGGACAATGTTTGTCTTGTCAGCAGATCCAACTGATCCATTGATTTGAAATGCCTCTCAATGGGGCAGAATGAGCGACATTGTTAAAATATTTCAGACATTTTACAGTACATTTGGGTGTTTTTTGACTTTATATCAGGATAAATAAAATACTTAATTATGAAAAAATTACTCCTCTTTTCTTTTTTATTCACCTTGCTGGCAGGTTTAAATGCCCAGCCAAATACCAAGGACATCACGGTCTATGGGACTGTATTCAATACTGACAAACAGCCAGTCCCTGATTGGGTGGTACTGATTGGTAATGGAAGGACCACCATTGGTTCCGTGACGGTTAAAACCGCTCCTGATGGAAGCTACAAAGCGAGCATTCAGGTGCCGGCAGATCCCATCCAAACCATTTCCGTAATGGTAAAGGACCCCTGCAAGAATATATTGGTTACACAGAGTTTTAACTCGGATGTATCAAGTTCGAATCATGATTTTATCATTTGTTCCCAGGCTCCTCCACCCAATCCTTGTAGAGTTGCTTTCAAATATGAGCAAACCAAAAATAGTCAAATCCTTACTTTTCATGCGTATCCTGAGCTTAAAGACGCAGAATACTTCTGGGATTTTGGAGATGGAACCACAGGAACCGGTAACCCCGCCAGGCATGAGTACAAAAAAGCCGGTGATTACAAGGTGCTTTTAAGAGTTAAATCTCCGAATTGCGAAGGTTCCTATGGTGCTGGCGTAAAAGTCGAGATGACCACTGCACCACCACCACCTCCTCCTCCATCCACCAGCATAGAAGCAAGATGTTGCGGGGCCATACAGATTCTTTCCACTCCGGTCACTACAAACACCGGGGGCAGTACCTTTAAATTTTATGCCAAAGGCGACTTTCCCTTAGAAGGAGTCAGATGGGATTTTGGGGATGGAAACTTCGGAAGTGGAGCTGAAGTCACCCATACTTATACAACCCCTGGAAAATATAAAGTCACAGCCTATCTGGTAGGAACAGATTGCAAGGTTGAACTATCAGCATGGGTACACGCAGGTAGGACCAATTCCAATCCTTGCAATTTTGATTTTTTCCACAAGACCGATGGTCTGGACGCAAGTTTCGGTTTGAATATCAGAGTTGTTCCGGACAAAATCAATTGGAATTTTGGCGATGGCAATAGCTCCTCGGATTTGAACCCAAAACATACTTATGCAAAATCCGGAGAGTACAAAGTCACGGTAGAAGTGATTATCAACGGACAATACTGCAAAATTGAAAAAACCATCAAGCTGAGCGATGGAGGTAGCGGAAGTCGCTGTCCATTTGATTTCGCATTTAGAAATTCTGGTTTAACCAGCAGATTTTCTCCAATAGTCAGTACCACAAAATATGATAAATTGGAATGGCATTTTGGAGATGGAAATAGCTCTACTGAAGAATTTCCTTCCCATACTTATGCCAGAGCAGGTACATACCAGGTGACATTGGTGGTGTATTATGGCAATGAAGCTTGCAAAATCACCAAAGAAATAAAAATTAGTTCATTGACAGGCGGAGGAGGTGCATCCATTATTGATGTAAGCCCAAATCCTGTCGATGAGGAAATGACCATTCGTGTAAAAAGCGCTGAAAAAATACAGGCTGTTTTGGTCATCTCCGATATGAATGGGCTCAACTTAAAAAAGAAAGCAGTCGAATTGGAACCCGGAGAGAATGTTGTACCCTGGGATACAAATGATCTGCAGCCCGGATATTATATTTTACAATTGTTTGTCGGAAGTGAAGTTGTCAGCAGAGTGAGGTTTCAAAAATCTTAATCCAGGTGTTTTCTTTAGGATCCTGGTGTAAAACAAATGTGCAACAAAGCAAGAATGCTCGATCAAAATTTGAGAAGATGCTAGCATCTAAACTTTCTTTGGCTCACAATCGCAATTGAATTCTGAAGAGAAAATTCTAGGCTCATTTTAAAAATATACCATTAAAAAAGCTGCATCCAGCTTAAAACTTGATGCGGCTTTTTTTTGGGATCAACTTGATTTGATGATTTACAGGATGGATATAGTCCATAGGATGATCCAAAAAATGGATCCATGTTGAAGTTTATTTCCCAACAAGATCCAAAGGAAAACTTTGCAAAATGGAATCGGGTATTTGAGCGCTAAGTGGCATCAAAACTCTTCACAGGTGGAGCTTCGTGATCGCCCTTTTTAGGCGGAGTGCGCAATATTCTGATAAATAAATAGATGGTAACTGCACTGACGATGCCAATGGACATTAGCCAGGTGATTAAAGCACTCGTATTCATACTTGATTTAAGCTTTTGATAATTTTAATCGTTTTTGGTAGGCCACATAGACCATGGCGCAAATAGAAAGGTAAAGTCCCAATAACAAAAGTCTGGATCCGTTTACATAGGTCAATTTAGTTCTGAGACCATCGGCTATGGTTTGATCGGTTGCTGAATCGATTTGTCTGTGAACGTCCTGGTTCATCAGATGCCCGATGATGGATCCGTCGGATAAAGGCCATCCGGCGCCAGCCGATAAACTTTCGAAAGCAGCTCCCCAGTCACCTCCTTCAGGTGAAATCAAAGAACCCACAAAGACAAAGAGCAAAAAGATCGTCGTAACGTATTTGATAATGAATTTGAAAACAGCCGGGATTTTCATATCAGCTCCCCGATTGATTTCTTCAAATCCCTTGTCGATTCCAAAAAACCAGGCGAACAAAATGATTTCTGCCAGTGCAAATACAACCAATGAAACTGTACCCGCCCAATAATCATATTCATCAAAAACACCTTCTGCAAAGAAAAATACGCAAGGCAGACCCAAAACAAATACGACCAAACCAAAAAACCAGGCAGAGGTCTCTCTTTTCCAATTAAATTCATCTTTTAAAAATCCCATAAATGGAGTTCCCATGGCCAGTGAAGAAGTAATGCCTGCAAAAAACAACAAACCAAACCAAAACAGACCACAGATCATGGCCAGGACTGTTCCCCATTGTTCAAACAAATATGGCAATACCCGAAAACCTAGACCAAGACCCCCGGATTGAGTAAGTTCGACCACTTTTTCAATACCCAGATACCCAACTGCAATCGGAATGATGATCGCTCCACCTAAAACGACTTCAACAAACTCATTCATCCAACCCGCAGACATTGCGTTGAGAGCAATGTCTTCATTTTTCTTCATATAGGAAGCGTAACAGTGAATCGATCCCATTCCCAAAGAAAGGGTAAAGAATATTTGACCAGCGGCCGCCAACCAAACTTTAGGATTCCAGATCGTACTAAAATCAGGAGTCCACAAGAAATTTAAACCGACCGTACCGTCATACAAGGCTCCCTGAGATCCCCCTTTAAGGGTAATGCCCATGATGGCCAAAAATACTCCAAAGAGAATCAATAAAGGCATTAGCACCTTTGCCACAATCTCAATCCCACCACTCAAACCCTTGGATAAAATCCAGGTATTCAATAATAAACAAATGATCCACCATACGATAGGAGCAGAAGATTCCAAACCCACATAACTATTAAAATAGGTAGAGACCTGTTCTGAACTCATGCCAGAAAAAGCACCGGTTATTGAACTCCAGGCATAATTAAGCGCCCAGGATTCCAAATAGCAATAGTAGGCAGCCACCGCGATGTTGGTAAAAATTCCGAAAACACCCAAATATTTCCAAAACTTCCTCTTGTCAAACGCATTGAAAATAAAAGGTGTACTATGATCGCCTTTTTGTCCTCCAAACCGCCCCATGGCCCATTCAACATAAAGCAATGGAATACCCATCAAAAGAAAACACACCAGATAAGGTATCATAAATGACCCTCCCCCATTCTGAATGGCTTGTACCGGGAATCTGAGGAAATTCCCCAATCCTACAGCATTTCCCGCCATCGCTAAAACCAAACCAACTCTTGTACCCCAAGATTCCTGCGCCTTTGTCATTATTTCAAAATTGAATATTCTTGTTTGCTTGAAAAAGTAAAAGTACAACTTTCAACTAATTTGACTTATTGTTATCCAAATAACTTGCAAATATTGCCCATTTGTAAAAATCCACCGCTGAAAAGCCAAATTGCAATTTATGATGTGTAATCATTGTCTAATCAATTAGATACCAATGATTAAGCCCTTATGAATGCAAACCCAATCTAAACCATCCGCCAGATCTTTCAAAATTGGACCATGCCCTGTTTTAAATCGACAATTTATCCACTATTTATGCTAAAATGCTAATAATCTGCAATTAACAAATTCTATAAATATTTAATATTTAATGTTTTGACAATAAAAAATAATAGCTCACAAGTCACGTGACTTCACGTATATTTGCGGAGTTTTTTTGAAAAATCACTTCAATATATGAAAGAGAAAGGAATTGTTAAGTGGGTCCTTATTGCCCTGTTGGCAGTGTGTGTTATCCAGCTGATGTACTATTTCCCCACCATGGGCATCGAGAGAGACGCCAATGATTATGCCGTGGCAAAACGAGAGGGAATTGCTGACGAAAATGAAGCCTATCAGGTTGAAAAACAAGCACGTATAGATTATCTTGACTCAATTTCTGATCAGACGGTCTTTAGTATTCCCTTACTGAAGGATTATTCTTACAATGACCTTAAAAAGCAGCAGCTAGCACTTGGTCTTGACTTAAAAGGTGGTTTGAGTACCATTCTTCAGATCGATTTGAGTGATTTTCTCATCTCTCTTTCTGGTAATAGCCAGGATCCTGCTTTTAAAACAGCACTTGAAGCGGCCAATGTCCGATTGAGAAATAGCCAGTCTGATTTTATTACCCTGTTTGCGGAAGAGTTTAAAAAAGCATCGCCAGACAGATCTCTGGCTTCTTTGTTTTCAAGGAGTGCCACCTTGAAAGACCGTGTCAACATCAATACCAGCGAAGCGGAAGTGACCCGAATCATCCGCGAAATGGCTGATCAAACGGTTAATCTCACTTTTGAAAGAATCAAGAAAAGGATTGACAAATTCGGTGCGATCCAGCCCAATATCTCTTTGGACAAGGCAAGAGACATGATCCTGGTGGAGTTGCCGGGTGTGGACAATCCTGAGAGAGCCAGAAAATTTCTTCAGGCTTCTGCAAAACTCGAGTTCTGGGATGTGTACCGCATTAGCGATCCTGGAATTTTTGAATCATTCGGCCTGGCTGACCGCAAGTTAAAAGCCATGAGCTCCGGTGATACCTCTGAGGTTTCTGCCCCAAAATTTAGACTGGTCAACCGATATGATTATACCAGAGACAGTCTGGGCAATGTACTCGATTCCACATTGGCCGGAGTAGATAGTATCCCCGAATCCCTGGATCCACTAGCAGATAAGGGACCTTTGTTCGCACTTTTTAGCCCCAACGGAGCATCCTCACAGGGTTTGAATTATGCACCGGCAGTGATGGGTGTGGTGGAAAAACCCAATCGCAACAAAGTCATGGAAATGCTGACAAAGCCTGAAATAAAATCTATGTTTCCTGCTGATTTGGAGTTTAGAGTAGCTGCAAAGCCTTCAAAAAATTACGAAACCAATGAGACCACCAATCAATATGAGATTTACGCCATCAAGAAAAGACTTGGCAGCGATGGGGCTACACTTGACGGAGAACGAGTCGTTCGGGCTTTTTCCCAACCCGATCAAGTGACAGGAAATACCGTGGTCTCCTTGGCCATGGACAGTCGCGGCGCCAAAATCTGGGGAGATATGACCACCCGGGCTGCCCAGGACAACAATCGGGAAATCGCCATCGCATTGGATGATGAGATTGTCTCCTGTCCAAGAGTCAATGAACCCATCCTTGGTGGTAGCAGCCAGATATCGGGCAATTTTACCATAGACGAAGCAAATGACCTGGCCAGCATTTTGCAGGTGGGTAAACTTCCCGCAAAGACCCGAATCATTCAGGAATCTTTGGTAGGCCCTACCTTGGGACAAGAGAACATTCAAAAATCACTATGGTCTATTATCGGGGGATTTAGCCTCGTATTATTGTTTATGGTGCTGTACTATCTGGGAGGTGGAATGGTCTCCATAGTTGCGCTTCTGCTCAATATCATCTTTCTTTTGGCCACCCTTGCATCTTTCGGTACTGTATTGACCCTTCCCGGTATTGCTGGTCTTGTATTGACCATGGGTATGGCGGTGGATGCCAATATTATTATCTATGAGAGAATCAAAGAGGAGCTTGCAGCCGGTAGAACTTATTTACAATCCATCGCGGAAGGTTTTAAAAACTCGATGTCCGCTATCATAGATACCAACGTTACTTCCATTTTATCTTCATTGGTCTTGTTTTATTATGGTATTGGCCCTGTTAAGGGATTTGCATTGGTATTGACCATTGGAGTGATCTTTTCAGTATTTACGGCTTACCTGGTCACCCGATTGATCATTGATTGGTGGTCTTCCAAAGGAAATGAAATTAAGTTTGCTTCCCCATTAACAGCCAGGGCATTTAAAAATGTCAATTTTGACTGGGTGGGAAAAAGAAAAGTAGCTTATTTTGTTTCCGGCACACTTTTACTCATCAGTATTGGATCATTTTTCACCAGAGGCTTCGAGTTGGGAGTCGAGTTTAAAGGAGGATATTCCATCAATGTCCAGTTTGATCAGGACATTAATGTAGAGCAAATGCGAAGCAGCCTCAACAAAGCTTTCAACGGCAATCCCATTGTCAAAAGTGTAGATACCAAAAATACCTACAACATCACCACCTCTTATCTAATCGATGATGTCAGTCCGGATGTAAACGTCAAAGTAAAAACCCAATTATTACAAGGCGTCAATGAAGCAATGGGTAAAACCATCAGTTATGAGGATTTTGACAAAAGTGACGGACAGGGTACCCATATCCTTTCCTACAGTCAGGTAGGACCTGTCATCGCAGATGACATCAAAAGCAGCTCCTTTAAAGCGATCATTCTTTCATTGCTGGTTATTTTTATCTACATTCTGATCCGATTTAGCAAATGGCAATACAGTGCAGGCGCTATCATTGCACTGGCACACGATACCATTATTGTGTTGGGTTGTTTTTCCCTGTTCCATGGAATTTTACCATTTGCCATGGAAATCGATCAGGCGCTGATTGCAGCACTTTTGACCGTCATCGGTTATTCCATGAATGACACAGTGATCGTTTTTGATCGTATCAAAGAATACCTCAGACTTGAAAGCAATAAATCTGAAAAAGAATTGATCAACGATGCCATTACTAGCACCTTATCCAGAACGGTAAACACCTCTTTGGTCACTTTACTAACCGTTGTAATCCTATTTCTATTTGGTGGTAGCAGCATCAAAGGATTTTCATTTGCCCTGGTGATGGGTATCATGATTGGAACTTATTCCTCCATTTTCGTAGCCACACCGGTCATGGTCGATTTGGCTTCGAATTTAAAAACCAAGGTCAAAAAAGTAACTCAAAAAATGACTAGCAAAGTGGCCAAAGTATAAATTCCATTTTGTGTTAAATAAAAAATCCGATGTAGATAAAATTTACATCGGATTTTTTTTTGCCGCACCAGAACCTTACAAACATAGCGTTTAAATAATCCGATAGATCTCCATGATGCTGTCAAGGATTTTTTCAAAATCAATATGCAGGTCTACTAATTTACCAGTGTGTACATCAAACACCCAACCATGCACCATCAAGCCTCTTTCCTTAAACGCTTGTTGGACCGAGGCCAATTTGAGTACATTGGTGCATTGTTCCAATACATTGAGTTCAATCAGTCTATTGTATTTTTTCTGTTCATCAACGATCTGAGTAAGTTCTTCTCTATGAATTCTGAAGACGTCTCGGATATTTCTCAACCAGGGATTCAACAAACCAAGGTCTGCGGATTGCATGGCTGCTTTCACCCCTCCGCAACCGTAGTGTCCGCAAACGACCACATGTTGAACCATTAAATGCCTCACTGCATAATTTATAACCGACTGAGCATTTAGATCTGTATTGACCACCATGTTTGCAATGTTGCGATGGACGAACACCTCTCCGGGGCCAAGACCCATCAATTCTTCTGCGGAAACCCTGCTATCCGAACAACCAATGTACAAAATGCTCGGATTTTGTCCTTTACCCAGCTCCTCAAAATAGCTCGAACTGATCTTTAATTTGTCGGCAATCCAGTTTTCGTTGTTTTTAAATATTTTTTCGATCAACTCCATATTTTATATTTATCTGTTCTTAAAAAAGTAAAATATTTTTTGGATCCTAGTTTCTGGTTATGTCTTTTAAAGCAGAATACAATTGGTCCTGAAAGAGCAAATGTCCACCTTCCAGTTTGCGTTCGATCAATTGATATTCAGAAAGTGCATGCAGCAATAATTCTTTCAACAATAATTCCTGCTTTCCAGCTTTGGTGAACAAACCTTCAAATCCTTTCACTTTTTCCAGTGATTTCTTGTAATCCTGATCGGAGGTGTAGGGTTCCAATTCTACAGAACCACCATTCTCAAACCATTGGACGATGTCCTGATATTTCTTTTTGTGTTCATTGTTGGTCTTCCTTTTGAGCAGATCAATGTCTTTAAAAAACTGAGACGAAATATTCTTTATCGCTTCTCCAATCAGTTTGATGGCGACAAACACCGCACCTTCCTGTTCCCCTTCATAGACCAATTCTACCTTGCCAACAATCGCAGGAATGGCTGCATACAGATCGCTTATTCTTGCGGATCCAGACTTGGAACCATTTCTCAATAGTCTTTGCACTACAGCGCTGTGAATGCTTTCATACGCTGAAATCGGCAACCTGGCAGAAACTCCGCTTTTTTCATCTAC
This window of the Saprospiraceae bacterium genome carries:
- a CDS encoding PKD domain-containing protein — encoded protein: MKKLLLFSFLFTLLAGLNAQPNTKDITVYGTVFNTDKQPVPDWVVLIGNGRTTIGSVTVKTAPDGSYKASIQVPADPIQTISVMVKDPCKNILVTQSFNSDVSSSNHDFIICSQAPPPNPCRVAFKYEQTKNSQILTFHAYPELKDAEYFWDFGDGTTGTGNPARHEYKKAGDYKVLLRVKSPNCEGSYGAGVKVEMTTAPPPPPPPSTSIEARCCGAIQILSTPVTTNTGGSTFKFYAKGDFPLEGVRWDFGDGNFGSGAEVTHTYTTPGKYKVTAYLVGTDCKVELSAWVHAGRTNSNPCNFDFFHKTDGLDASFGLNIRVVPDKINWNFGDGNSSSDLNPKHTYAKSGEYKVTVEVIINGQYCKIEKTIKLSDGGSGSRCPFDFAFRNSGLTSRFSPIVSTTKYDKLEWHFGDGNSSTEEFPSHTYARAGTYQVTLVVYYGNEACKITKEIKISSLTGGGGASIIDVSPNPVDEEMTIRVKSAEKIQAVLVISDMNGLNLKKKAVELEPGENVVPWDTNDLQPGYYILQLFVGSEVVSRVRFQKS
- a CDS encoding TCR/Tet family MFS transporter, giving the protein MNKAFVFIFLTILIDVTGIGIILPVLPELIQELTGKNLSDASSYAGWMASLYSVMMFFFAPIMGGLSDKFGRRPVLLLALFGFGLDYLLQGFAPNIFWLFVGRVLAGVTGASYSTAAAYISDLSAPEKKAQNFGLIGAAFGLGFIIGPLLGAFLGQYGTRIPFFGAAGLAMVNLIFGYFILPESLKLENRRAFSWSRANPIGTIKVLTRYSVLRSFVLVLFLIYLAHYSLQSTWTFYTMFKFNWGHDQVGYSLAFVGLMMAIVQGGLSRILIPKLGPPNAVRLGMLIALISYVAYALAPTGLYMYLIMVFFSLSGLAGPSIQGMIANQVPPDAQGELQGGLTALMSISAIFGPLLMTQLFRWGSGGSFGIVFPGLPFLFAGILVFVAFRLVQTSLSKFSSGK
- a CDS encoding adenylate/guanylate cyclase domain-containing protein, whose product is MLHKKLAAILFSDIVGYTALMGKDESRAYGLLLKNKTIHEKVVGANQGKIIKELGDGLLCLFESVSEAVFAASKLQSEVNKLGLFQIRIGIEYGELISENDDVYGDAVNLASRIQSVGTPGSILFSEKVYFEIKNKKEFDCKFLGAIPLKNVNAPMNIYYLSGSHLEIPVYHHSTTSGISSVSPSQNKKYYIWALGFIVLLFLAYFLFQKFKGKNNNPEILYQLIQIFPFENQTGDSEFDALGLLAKDWLTQALIETKQANVIRDENLKISKASSEKESEKISRNAGIFIKGKIYSTNPEKITIVADVVDARNNLVLYSVKPINGTRNNIIEPIEQLKQKILGYFATKDFLYGHVPPNYAAYQEFVKANAVPNDQILRKESHLLKSIELDSTFIQAYFTLIELTTNWGHGQLLDSVTQLIEQRKSYMSNFQIIQWSALQARMKGDILLAAEMYWKMYSEFKIEYGATQAIYHFVAQNFPKRAIEKYRLFIPKEKKPDSGNPRDQAYVGEVFEAMLQLEQYDSVKIWYQNLAYEPTHFSIAAAYIHALTMLEEYERVDSLLQVFKTTIPTNQRFYTPPMMAWKVCGILYLKDKMELLKKYTSILSNINREFSKNMFFHYFESMVAFYEGRYEEAALHYLEHYDNTPQFRFFPELAAVCYFLAGQKKKAEEWMLKIEKDGLFYPGQREYAKAVYSAYVNPSAITIQLLTDAFSNGFEFDFYAYGNDPLLKPIAKEPAFLDFVKPK